In Chondrinema litorale, the DNA window TTCTACCTAAATTATCCCAAACTCTTGCCATGTTCACACTGTCATTGAGAGTCTCAAACCTGCTGGCAGCGTCTCTAAAAATTGTGAAAGCATCTTCAAACATTTCACTCTCGTGGTATATCAATCCCAGATCGTTAATAATTAACCCCTCAAGCGCTGCATTTTTCTTTTCAATTGCAATTTCTTTTGCTTGCTCTAGGTAAAAAATAGCTGTATCTAATTTTTCTAGAGAAGTGAAATAAAAGTATCCTAGGTTTTTATAGGTATTTGCAAGTGTAATACTTCCAGGAAATAAACTTTCTTTAATTTTTAAGCTCTTTATGAAACATTCGAGTGCTGGTTTGTTGTCGCCCCATTTCTTGTAAATGTTGCCCATGTTATTGTAGCAACTGGCTTCACCTTTTTTATTATTGTTAGCAATTTCGTAGGCTAATGCTTCTTCGTAACAGTAGAGCGCTGTAGAATAATCTCCTTTGTTTTTTAAAACAACTCCTTTGCGTTTTAAGCTGGTTGTTTGTCTTTCTATATCTTGAATCTGCTGGGATAAGTGGTAGGCGCTATCAGAATATTGTAAAGCTACATCCATCTTTTCTTCTCTCCACTCCCAAGCTAGTTCATTTAAAATATCTATTCTTTCTTCAATGCTTTCTGTTGTATTAAGAGCCTGCATCAGGCTATCTGTATAAGACTGATGCAAGGCATTTACCCTAAACAAAGGCAGTGTTATAAACAGGAAAAAGATCGTATGTTTCATAATTTAAATATTATCACATTAAGATATAAAATATAAACCTTTCCCCCATAACTTAGCACTTAACCTTTATCGTCCGCATCTCCGGAATTACCCGTAGAAGTTCCATCGCCATTAGCGCCGCTTGCTGCACTATCCCAGGCTGCAATTACTATAATTTTCTTGTTTTCGGCTTTAGTAGCTGGTACATCTGTTATTAAACCAGGTACTTCACTTGGGCCATCCCCAGTTTTTATTCCATAAAATTTATAAACAAGTGTTCCATCAGGTAGTTCTGTTGGAGCTGGTGCTGGATCTGTTAAGTCAAATGTAGAATCCTCTGATAAGATAGAATAATACAATTTTAAATACTGATCATCTTGAACTTGTAAATAAATTTTGGGCTTAAGTTTCAACATGGTAATAATATTATATAGTTAAAGTGAAAAAAAAATTTGCTTATACGATCATTCTCTGCGGATGAATTAAGCCCATTCCATACAAACTCTTTTCTTCTGGATTTCCCAATTGAAAAGCTGTATTACTTATGCATTCACGAATACCATCCGTTAAATTGATAGTTGTAATTCTTGGATTCTTTTTTTCTCTTGCTAGCATTAAAGCAATTACCCCTGAAACAAAAGGAGCAGCCATTGAACTTCCACCTCTGGTTGTATACCCATATGGTAAATCGGCAGAGTAAATATCTACCCCAGGTGCAACTAAATCGAGTTCTGGCCCAGTGGAAGCATCCACTCTAAGTTTAAAATTTCGATCTATTGCTGCTACAGCAATTGTAGACTTATACTTTGCTGGATATTGAATAGAATCTTGTTTGGGACCGGCATTACCGGCTGCGCAAACCACTATACATCCAGCTTTATTAGCTTCTTCAACTGCCTGTTTTAATTGTAGATAATCTTTTTTGGCTTCTATGCTTAGATTAATAATATTAGCCTTGTTTTCTATAGCCCAATATAATGCATCAACTGTTGCATCTATATCTACAGTCCCTTCATCGTTGATAATTTTTCCTATTAATAATTTGATTTCAGAAGCAAGCCCTACTTTAGGGTTTCTGCTACCAATAATACCAGCTACATGTGTACCATGACCAGTAATATCATAAACTCCAGCTTTACTGTTTGTAAAATCTTTCATCATCGAAATTGCTTGCACAAAATCGGGATGATTAAAAGCAATGCCAGAATCGAGTACGGCAACATTTATCCCTTCTCCTTTGCTCAAATTCCAAAGTGCAGGTATACCAAATGTCTGTATGCCCCAATTCTCTCTCATGAACAGAGACTGAGCATTAGCAACTGGCAATTTTGCTGATTTTGAGCAAATCATTTATGTTAATTTTTGCCTAATATAAAGCAAATAGGAATTTAGTGTATACTCGTTTACAAGTAATTAAATATACCTGTTTTAAGTGATTAATCTAATATTAATTAGTACTATTTTTGAAATTTTTTATTGTTTTAGAAATCCTTAAGATATGAAAGTTATTTTGCTACAAAGTCGCAAACGAACAAATTATTTGTTCTAGGCTATTTCTAATATTACTTAATCTGTATAATGGCTAATATGGCATATTTTTCATTAAAAATAAATACTTTATTTTAAGTAATTTTTGCTTTTAGTTATTAAAGATTGAAAAAAATATTTTCCAGCAGAGTTTAATCTCTATTTACAAGAATAAATGTGGGAAACTAAATTAGGAAAGCAGTAACAAGTGCAAAAAAATAGTAAATGTACAATGTTGTGGTATCAAGTTTTAATTGCCTAAACTCTTCACGAATTCTTCGTTTGCATTTTGTCTTTAATTATTTTTAATGTAGCAAAGAGACCGATAAACATCCATACTGCATTGGTAATTAATGCAGGAGCATCATTAAGGTTGAGGGCATTTAAGGTGAGACATAAACCTCCTATTACATTTAGAACTTGATAAATTAAGCTATTGGCAGTAAGCTTATTTATACTCAGCAAAAAATAAGCAAGAATAAAGGATATTGCTCCAACCCAACCAAAAAATACAAAAAGTGAATCAATGTTTATACCAGCCATTTAAATTATTATTTGAACCTAAGAACTTTAACTTCTAAGTTAATATTAGATCTGCAATATTATATATGAACAAATAAAGAAACCCGACCACTTTCGGTTTAAAACGCAAAAACCAAAGTAGCCGGGTGACAAAATCAACAAAGTAAACTCAAAATAATCTTGAAAATATAAGGAGCTCTAACAGTACAAAAAGCCATTTACATTTCCATTCATTTTTAATTACACTTTATTAACTCTAAATGACTGGATTCATTAATCTATTTTTAACCCTATGTAGTACAATTAGCTGTAATATTTTTATGGATCAACAAATACATAATAAAGTTCCAGATAAACATTCGAATCTTCACTTTGTGTATTTGGAGACGGAAAAATCACACTTTTAAAATTGTTTGACAGCCCGGAAATAGGAACAGTTAATAGGAAACCTTCACCTTCATCGTAGATACCTGTTTCGGTAAAATATTCTGTAAGGTCGTACGCATACTGCGTATCTTCGTAAAACTCCCCATCAAAATAATAGCTGCCATACTGCACATCGGTAGTATAAGGCTCATAAACCTGCGACTCCAATTCGTTATCTTGGTTAATTACATACATTTCTAAGCTACCAGGCAAATCATCTTCGTACCTATATGTACCTTGTATTGGTTGAAGTATTAGCTTAGCACCAAGAATATAACCTTGCTCTCCAATATCTTCTCTCATTGTTTGTAAGTAAGGAAACTCTATACGAGTTGAGAGTCCTATTATACCTGAAATGTATGTTTCGTCATCTGTTAAAGTACTCGATACTTTGTCCTCTTCACTTTCCAACTCACCTATCAAATCCTTCTCAGCTTCAAAATCAACTTTTGTATAGTGATAAGTACTAGATGTTAAAGGAAAATCTATCGAATCTCTAGATGGAAACTCTGCACTATGTATAGAATAATAAATTCTAATATATGGTTCGTTTCCTGATGTCGTCCCAGTGTCTTCATCTGTACTCGTTTCTGTTCCGAAACCTAAAAGAGTATTTGCTGTGCCTTCTACCGGAATGATAGCTAAACCAGGAAAATAATCCAAAAAGTCAGCCTCCACATCAAATAACTCATCATCATCTCTTATCATGTTGAAAAATGTTTCTCCAAATGAGTCTTCCAGTTTAATATAAACTGGTACATTGGCATTTGGCTTTACAGGGAAACTTCCCTCTCCGAGAGATTTTGATTCTACTGCAATCTCATCGTAATCCAACATGTAATCGTTATCTTCGTCTGGCGGATCGAGCTCCTCTGCCAAACGCTTTATTTCCATCCTTTGTAACTCTGTAGTATCTCCTATGTAACTATCGAAAGTGGTTACAAATACTACTGAATCAAAAGAATATGAATCGTCTAAATCTATATTGTCAATTCCGGATGGAAGCCCAAATTCAAGATAAGCTGAAGCTGTAAATTTGCCAATCTTATCTTTATTATAGATTCCCACCAGTACCTCACCTGTACCAGAGGTTACTACAGAATCAAGTTTGGTAGTGTACGTTTTAACGGTGACTGTATCAATAACTATCGTAGTACTTAAATTATCGGTTACAAAATCATCAAACATTCCATCGTCTGTACTACACTGTACCAACAACCCTATAGCAAACATCAGCAGGATACTTTTTTTTAAAAGTACTTTCATGGAGTTTGCATTTACTTAATTAAATGTGACTATTTAAGCTAGTAATTATGTGTGTTTATTGGTTTAGGAAAACTGATATATTAATAATTGTGATTGTTTTAATTTGTCAGTTTAGTTTACCAAAGTAATTTTTATTCGTCAGGATCGTCGTCGTACTCTTGATCTGGGAAGAATTCCCACAAGTCATCAAATCTTGATGAGCCGCTGCTTCCGGTTGTTACAAATAGTCTATCATTTACAGTAAATCCAATCGCATTAGTTCTTGAAGAACCTTCAAAGTCTGCTAGTTCTTCCCACTCGTCTAAAGTTGGGTCGTATTGTAATACAGATTTAGTTGTACTTAATGAAGTACCAGTTAGGATATAAGCATATCCGCCACTTACTAAACTTATAGCACCTGTTCTTTCGATTCCTAAATCGTCGTTATCTTCGTCTTCATCATCTAAGTCGATGAGCTTAGTCCACTGTCCACTATCTCCATTAAATTTATAGAAGTCAGTTTCATAAGAACCATTGTTCTCACCCCCACCTACATAAGCTTCGTTATTTACAACAAATACAAATGCATTAGTTCTCTTGTTACCTGTTAAACTTTGTACTTGTGTCCAAGAGCCTGTAGAAGGGTTATACTCCCAAAAGTCTTTTAAATAGTTTTCGTCATCACCTGTACCAACATAGCCTTTATCGTTAAGTGTAAATGCTACTGCACCGTAACGAGCCGAACCACCAAAGTCTGCAATAGTATCCCATGAATTGGTTGTTGGGTCGTATTCGTAGAAGTCTTTTAGTCTGTGGTCACCGTCGTAACCTGTTCCTACATATCCTTTACCTGAAGCAGCAAATGCTACTGCTGAATTTCTTCCTACTGCTGGTAAGTCTGCAATCGCTGTCCATTGCATGCTTTCTGAATCAAATTTCCAGAAGTCAGTTAAACGGTCACCATCTTCGTCTATACCTGCTCCAACATAAACAATATTGTCGATGGTAAATGAAACTGCTCCACTCCTTCTAACTCCTTCAAAGTTTGATCTTTCAACCCAGTTGCCATAATCTGTATCGTCGTCGTCGTTACAACTGAATAATAAAGCGGTAATACTTGCAATGAATAATAAACTCAGAATCTTTTTCATAAATCAATCCCTAGTGTGTCAATAATTTAATTTAGCTATAAAATAAAATTGAATTTGAATCTCAATGTGCTAGTTCAAATTCTCAATTCAGACAGTGAAAACCAGAGATGATATTTTGTACTCACCTTTTCAGGATTTTTTTTATTTTTTTTTTGAGTTTACTAAGTTTTTATGGAGTCGAACACAATAAAAAGTAGCTTAAAAGCTAAATAAGCAGATTTTTGGATAAAAAATTTCTCTTGAAAATTTTTAGACAAACTTCTATTATTTTATACCTATCTCACGATTAGATTGGGTTACTTTAAGTTTATAAATTGTTATTCATCATACTTAATTTAAATTTTTAGTTATCAAGTAATCAATACACATTTAAGTATAATTCCATTGGCAATTTCAATATTATCTTCAAAAAAATATTTGATCTAACCCACTGATAATAAGCAACTTCAGCTATTATATTTATTTATTTAAAAAAAATTTAAGCATAGAGAGAAGGATTTTTAAAAACTGGCTGTCAAAAGGGAAATCAAAACATACATTATGCTTAAGTATTCTAGTATTACTTTTTTTACTTTCAGTCTTATAACAGCTATTACATTATTGACTGCTTGCGATAATGATGATGATATATCATCAGACGACACCAATGAAACAACCGAAGTTACTTTGCACAATGCATTTGCAGAATTTGACAGCGACAATCTAGATATTTATCTAGATGGCGATGAGGTTGTATTAGAATCTAACGGAATGACTAATCACACTTCGCCTTATTGGTCTCCAACACACGAACTTTATGTAGAAGCAACTGTGGCTGATGACTTGGCTCCTGGCTTTATAGACGACTTTAGCGGATCATACACTTTAAGAGTACCGGCAAATCCTGACAAAGCATCTAGCTCTTCGTCTACTGGTTTAGGTTCCATTGGTTTTGCTATTAGTGGCGGCATGATTTACAATGATGAAGAAGGGCCAAATGTACCTTTGGATGATGCTGCCACTTCGCTAGATTACTCTGGTGCTCATACCGGACCTCAAAGCTATCATTACCATTTAGAGCCAAAAGCTTGGTCTAACGACGATGAAGAGTTAATAGGCATTATCTCAGATGGTTTTTTCTTGTATGGAAGAAAGTGTAATGCAACAGGCTCCTACCCTACCGATTTAGATGCTTCTGGTGGACATACAAGTATCACTCAATTTAACTCTGAAGCTGAGTATCATTACCATATTCAGAATGAGCTTTACTTGAACAAGTACTACATTTTATTTCCGGGTGATTACCAAGGCTCTCCAAATGCGATACAATAGTATATTTTTAATTTGCTGTATTATGCTAATTGGCTGTAAAAAATCTGAGAATAATTCTCTTTCATTAAACTATTGGTTTAGTGTACAACAAGATACTGTAACAGCTAATTTATTAGAGCTAAACCCTGTAAAGGGGCTTGTTTACTATAAAAACAAGCCTTTTACAGGAGTTTCAGCTAAGTATTTTGATACTGGGAAGCTGTTTTCCGCTATCGAATATGTGGATGGCAAAAAGCATGGAACATATAAGAAATGGTACCCGGATGGTTTATTGAGCTTTCATGGAAATTATATAGCTGGTAAAAAACAAGGGAAAGCTAAAAGCTGGTGGAAAAATGGCGTACAGCGCTCAGAAGCAAATTTTGAAAAAGGGGTCGCACATGGTATTCAATTGCAATGGTATAAAAGCGGTTCAATGTTTAAGCGCTTGCATTTGAATTATGGAAAAGAAGAAGGTCTACAACAATCTTGGCGTGAAAACGGCAAACTCTATTGTAATTACGAAGCCAGAAACGGGCGAATATTTGGATTAAAAAGAGCAAACTTGTGCTATGAATTGGAAGACGAAAATGTTAAATACTAATTGGTTAATTATCGGATTGATTTTTTTGTTTGCCTGTGAAAATAGTAGCATGCATGGCAGTAGAGTGGCAACATTGCCATTTTATAAAGATGCTGCATTTACACCTCACTGGTTTACACCTCAAAGCGATACTTTAGCCTCATTTCATAAAATTTCAGACTTTAACCTAATTGATCAAGAGGGTGATTCAGTGACAGAAAATACCTTTGAAGATAAGATTTATGTGGCTAATTTTTTCTTCACTTTCTGTCCTGGCATTTGCCCCAAAATGACCAACAACATGGCAATTGTACAAGACGCCTTTTTAGAAGACGACGAAGTGCTTTTGCTTTCTCATTCTGTAACTCCGGAACACGATTCAGTAGAGATTTTAAATGAGTTTGCCAATACTTACGCAGTCAACTCTAAAAAATGGCATTTGGTAACTGGTGACCGCCAGCATATTTATAAACTTG includes these proteins:
- a CDS encoding DUF4270 family protein, translating into MKVLLKKSILLMFAIGLLVQCSTDDGMFDDFVTDNLSTTIVIDTVTVKTYTTKLDSVVTSGTGEVLVGIYNKDKIGKFTASAYLEFGLPSGIDNIDLDDSYSFDSVVFVTTFDSYIGDTTELQRMEIKRLAEELDPPDEDNDYMLDYDEIAVESKSLGEGSFPVKPNANVPVYIKLEDSFGETFFNMIRDDDELFDVEADFLDYFPGLAIIPVEGTANTLLGFGTETSTDEDTGTTSGNEPYIRIYYSIHSAEFPSRDSIDFPLTSSTYHYTKVDFEAEKDLIGELESEEDKVSSTLTDDETYISGIIGLSTRIEFPYLQTMREDIGEQGYILGAKLILQPIQGTYRYEDDLPGSLEMYVINQDNELESQVYEPYTTDVQYGSYYFDGEFYEDTQYAYDLTEYFTETGIYDEGEGFLLTVPISGLSNNFKSVIFPSPNTQSEDSNVYLELYYVFVDP
- a CDS encoding CBU_0592 family membrane protein: MAGINIDSLFVFFGWVGAISFILAYFLLSINKLTANSLIYQVLNVIGGLCLTLNALNLNDAPALITNAVWMFIGLFATLKIIKDKMQTKNS
- a CDS encoding S8 family peptidase — protein: MICSKSAKLPVANAQSLFMRENWGIQTFGIPALWNLSKGEGINVAVLDSGIAFNHPDFVQAISMMKDFTNSKAGVYDITGHGTHVAGIIGSRNPKVGLASEIKLLIGKIINDEGTVDIDATVDALYWAIENKANIINLSIEAKKDYLQLKQAVEEANKAGCIVVCAAGNAGPKQDSIQYPAKYKSTIAVAAIDRNFKLRVDASTGPELDLVAPGVDIYSADLPYGYTTRGGSSMAAPFVSGVIALMLAREKKNPRITTINLTDGIRECISNTAFQLGNPEEKSLYGMGLIHPQRMIV
- a CDS encoding Kelch repeat-containing protein, translated to MKKILSLLFIASITALLFSCNDDDDTDYGNWVERSNFEGVRRSGAVSFTIDNIVYVGAGIDEDGDRLTDFWKFDSESMQWTAIADLPAVGRNSAVAFAASGKGYVGTGYDGDHRLKDFYEYDPTTNSWDTIADFGGSARYGAVAFTLNDKGYVGTGDDENYLKDFWEYNPSTGSWTQVQSLTGNKRTNAFVFVVNNEAYVGGGENNGSYETDFYKFNGDSGQWTKLIDLDDEDEDNDDLGIERTGAISLVSGGYAYILTGTSLSTTKSVLQYDPTLDEWEELADFEGSSRTNAIGFTVNDRLFVTTGSSGSSRFDDLWEFFPDQEYDDDPDE
- a CDS encoding YHYH protein gives rise to the protein MLKYSSITFFTFSLITAITLLTACDNDDDISSDDTNETTEVTLHNAFAEFDSDNLDIYLDGDEVVLESNGMTNHTSPYWSPTHELYVEATVADDLAPGFIDDFSGSYTLRVPANPDKASSSSSTGLGSIGFAISGGMIYNDEEGPNVPLDDAATSLDYSGAHTGPQSYHYHLEPKAWSNDDEELIGIISDGFFLYGRKCNATGSYPTDLDASGGHTSITQFNSEAEYHYHIQNELYLNKYYILFPGDYQGSPNAIQ
- a CDS encoding SCO family protein, with product MNWKTKMLNTNWLIIGLIFLFACENSSMHGSRVATLPFYKDAAFTPHWFTPQSDTLASFHKISDFNLIDQEGDSVTENTFEDKIYVANFFFTFCPGICPKMTNNMAIVQDAFLEDDEVLLLSHSVTPEHDSVEILNEFANTYAVNSKKWHLVTGDRQHIYKLGRKDYFIEENLGRNKNADDFLHTENFVLIDKQKHIRGIYNGLNKTSVNQLIADIKTLKNE
- a CDS encoding toxin-antitoxin system YwqK family antitoxin codes for the protein MLIGCKKSENNSLSLNYWFSVQQDTVTANLLELNPVKGLVYYKNKPFTGVSAKYFDTGKLFSAIEYVDGKKHGTYKKWYPDGLLSFHGNYIAGKKQGKAKSWWKNGVQRSEANFEKGVAHGIQLQWYKSGSMFKRLHLNYGKEEGLQQSWRENGKLYCNYEARNGRIFGLKRANLCYELEDENVKY